Proteins encoded in a region of the Elaeis guineensis isolate ETL-2024a chromosome 7, EG11, whole genome shotgun sequence genome:
- the LOC105048351 gene encoding protein ELC-like, with product MADARQVHQYLTAALSHRGPGALPYAEDDRWLIRHHLASLSETFPSLRPSTAAFTYNDGRTATLLHAEGIIPATPGRHLPASIWLLEAYPHVPPAVFLRPARGTLIKPGHPHVDLSGAVDAPYLRSWRFPKSNLADLVHSLSPLFSLESPLYTGTDPKKEPAEMKWILEKVQRDLAGLGRRREAEMEGILGVQAELKRRREAIVHGMRELEEERENLEQELQIILTNTDVMESWVRETKGKNGRRRKAREVSVDDVFGPSDVYSRQMMECTAADRALEDTIYALDRAVTEECVAVDVYLKNVRALSREQFFHRSMAVKVRSMAGKIPHCAT from the coding sequence ATGGCGGACGCGAGGCAAGTGCACCAGTACCTGACCGCCGCCCTCTCGCACCGCGGCCCGGGGGCGCTGCCCTACGCAGAGGATGACCGGTGGCTGATCCGCCACCACCTGGCCTCCCTCTCCGAGACCTTCCCCTCCCTCCGCCCCTCCACCGCCGCCTTCACCTACAACGACGGCCGCACCGCCACCCTCCTCCACGCCGAGGGTATCATCCCCGCCACCCCCGGCCGCCACCTCCCGGCCTCCATCTGGCTTCTCGAGGCCTACCCCCACGTCCCTCCCGCCGTCTTCCTCCGCCCCGCCCGCGGCACGCTTATAAAGCCCGGCCACCCCCACGTTGACCTCTCCGGCGCCGTCGACGCCCCCTACCTGCGCTCCTGGCGCTTCCCCAAATCCAACCTCGCCGACCTCGTCCACTCCCTCTCCCCCCTCTTCAGCCTCGAATCCCCCCTCTACACCGGCACCGACCCCAAGAAGGAGCCGGCGGAGATGAAATGGATCTTGGAGAAGGTGCAGCGCGACCTCGCCGGCCTGGGGAGGAGGCGGGAGGCGGAGATGGAGGGAATTcttggagtccaggcggagttgaAGCGAAGGAGAGAAGCGATCGTCCATGGAATGAGAGAAttggaggaagagagggagaattTGGAACAAGAACTTCAGATCATTCTAACGAACACCGATGTAATGGAGAGTTGGGTGCGGGAGACCAAGGGAAAGAACGGGAGGAGAAGGAAGGCCAGGGAAGTTAGCGTGGATGATGTATTTGGGCCGTCTGATGTGTATTCGAGGCAGATGATGGAGTGCACAGCGGCGGACCGGGCGCTGGAGGACACCATCTATGCTTTGGACAGGGCAGTGACCGAGGAGTGTGTGGCTGTTGATGTGTACTTGAAGAACGTAAGGGCGCTGTCGAGGGAGC